One Novipirellula galeiformis DNA segment encodes these proteins:
- a CDS encoding DUF1552 domain-containing protein — protein MSKQIKKKLDRRRFAIQSVAGSLALPWLSSLRAETTGGRAAIQTSPGAGVGAGRFVAVGNLLGFQQKHFFPETTGSEFEETTLLKPLAANRDQMTIYRGLDHGLRGGHFAVHTFLSGVLHHESKHRPDGNVTIDQFLADEIGGQTRFASLTVGSEGGIHGGCQMSWTKSGVRVPPITGPAELFDRLFVTESKTRRAEKVKATALEASILDSVMEQAGSLSKRVNREDKAKLDEYFSSIRDVEKRLQVRRRWADQAKPEPPFEKPANTNTVDDLPMLYELIALALQTDSTRIATLEIGGSFLPQNLGIDKSYHSLSHHGNDDKAIANLITLETYQLEQFGKFLTRLAGIQDGQQSLLDSTAVLFGSGMGNGSSHTNTDLPIVLAGGGYGGGGFKQVAAKGVGKIPLCNLFVDIAQRMGVEQDSFGTSTGTFS, from the coding sequence ATGTCAAAACAGATAAAAAAGAAGCTCGATCGCAGACGTTTCGCCATTCAATCGGTTGCCGGCTCCCTGGCGCTGCCATGGCTTTCATCGCTGCGGGCTGAGACGACGGGTGGTCGTGCGGCGATTCAAACGTCCCCGGGCGCGGGTGTCGGTGCAGGCCGGTTCGTTGCGGTAGGCAACTTGCTGGGCTTTCAGCAAAAGCACTTTTTCCCAGAAACCACCGGCAGCGAATTTGAAGAGACGACGCTGCTGAAGCCGTTGGCGGCCAACCGCGACCAGATGACGATCTATCGTGGCCTGGATCACGGATTGCGGGGCGGGCACTTTGCCGTGCACACCTTTCTGTCGGGCGTCTTGCACCACGAATCGAAGCATCGTCCCGACGGCAACGTCACGATCGACCAGTTCCTGGCTGATGAGATTGGCGGTCAAACGCGGTTCGCGTCGCTGACGGTCGGTTCCGAAGGCGGCATCCATGGCGGTTGCCAAATGTCGTGGACCAAGTCGGGCGTCCGCGTCCCGCCGATCACGGGCCCCGCGGAGTTATTCGACCGGCTGTTTGTCACCGAATCGAAAACGCGGCGGGCTGAGAAGGTCAAAGCCACCGCGTTGGAAGCTTCGATCCTCGATTCCGTGATGGAACAGGCGGGCTCACTTTCCAAACGAGTCAATCGCGAAGACAAAGCCAAACTGGACGAATATTTCAGCTCGATTCGCGACGTCGAAAAACGGCTGCAAGTCCGCCGGCGTTGGGCCGATCAAGCCAAGCCCGAACCGCCGTTCGAAAAACCGGCCAACACCAACACGGTCGACGACCTGCCGATGTTGTACGAGTTGATCGCGTTGGCCCTGCAAACCGACTCGACCCGAATCGCCACTTTGGAAATCGGTGGCAGCTTCTTGCCTCAGAACCTGGGGATCGACAAGTCCTATCACAGCCTTTCGCATCACGGCAATGATGACAAGGCGATCGCGAATCTGATCACGTTGGAGACGTACCAGTTGGAGCAATTTGGAAAGTTCCTCACGCGGCTGGCGGGCATCCAGGATGGCCAGCAAAGCTTGCTCGACTCGACCGCGGTGTTGTTTGGTAGCGGCATGGGCAACGGCAGCTCGCACACCAACACGGACTTGCCAATCGTGCTGGCTGGCGGCGGCTACGGCGGCGGTGGGTTCAAGCAGGTGGCCGCCAAGGGCGTGGGCAAAATCCCGCTATGTAACCTGTTCGTCGATATCGCCCAACGGATGGGAGTCGAGCAGGACTCGTTCGGCACCAGCACAGGAACCTTCTCATAA
- a CDS encoding AAA family ATPase gives MAPASLLHRIEIRNFKAFRDFSLNLEGRHLLVYGPNGSGKSSLYWALYTFLQSGRKMSIAKYFDPASPERLLNIHEDAATVPGEIALTLRDTRTKNDTTYRISHDTHGTRNQPVITKGEMASDFITYRFFFGFSHFRNSQRFNLWPLFEREILPFCVSTSNKNPKDCWDYIKSGDPNPWGSRGIAGTDAYDQFRARTDEFAAILSPIIDSISDRAQRFYDDHFADSAAKLNLKLKVTSPPSFSGTRQSDADFKVPMVEFGVQLDGQPITRPQTFLNEAKLTQLALSIRFAASLVNLHQAEMKLLVLDDLLVSLDMSNRMKVVELLNSQEFSGYQKIILTHEIGLFQELRRHIGAEHHDWQYAKLSGDAKASPQLDIVKTELEIAEDFLANDQLAECGNRLRKCVEQSLEEFLSAAKTKKFGSHAIERGGFATLESKISEAKTLLALKAQYELANLLQAKFTPEQFRQLLRDEGIDHTKIDVADKKKKGRLVAKLLAARIELHDAILDLLTEESRKQLNAIRLLNEVKKIKDRILNPASHAGVTPLYTKEAEDAIKIIHQLSPALGVALASL, from the coding sequence ATGGCTCCCGCGTCGCTTCTGCATCGAATTGAGATTCGCAACTTTAAGGCATTTCGAGACTTCTCGCTTAATCTTGAAGGCCGACATCTACTTGTCTACGGTCCAAACGGCTCGGGGAAATCTTCGCTCTACTGGGCCCTTTACACATTCTTGCAGAGCGGGCGAAAGATGTCGATCGCGAAGTACTTCGATCCAGCTAGCCCTGAGCGATTGCTTAATATTCACGAAGACGCCGCAACTGTTCCCGGCGAAATCGCATTGACGCTTCGCGATACTCGCACCAAGAACGATACGACCTATCGAATAAGCCACGATACTCACGGGACCAGAAACCAGCCGGTGATAACCAAGGGTGAAATGGCCAGCGACTTTATTACCTATCGTTTCTTCTTTGGCTTTTCCCATTTTCGCAACTCACAGCGGTTCAACCTCTGGCCGCTGTTCGAGCGAGAGATCCTCCCATTCTGCGTCTCAACGAGCAACAAGAACCCCAAGGATTGCTGGGATTACATTAAGTCAGGCGACCCTAATCCCTGGGGAAGTCGGGGAATCGCAGGAACCGACGCATATGATCAATTTCGAGCTCGAACAGACGAATTCGCCGCGATATTGAGTCCGATTATCGATTCGATCAGCGACAGGGCGCAGCGTTTTTACGACGATCACTTCGCTGACAGTGCAGCCAAACTCAACCTGAAACTCAAGGTCACAAGCCCACCATCGTTTTCAGGCACCAGACAATCAGACGCTGACTTCAAAGTACCAATGGTAGAGTTTGGCGTTCAACTCGACGGACAACCAATTACACGACCGCAGACCTTTCTCAACGAAGCCAAGCTCACACAGCTTGCCCTCTCGATACGATTTGCAGCATCACTCGTTAATCTCCATCAGGCGGAGATGAAACTGCTTGTTCTTGACGATTTGCTGGTGAGCTTGGACATGAGCAATCGAATGAAGGTTGTTGAGTTGCTTAACTCGCAAGAGTTTTCTGGATATCAAAAGATCATCCTGACTCATGAAATAGGCCTGTTCCAAGAACTTAGACGGCACATCGGAGCAGAACATCACGACTGGCAATACGCCAAGCTGTCAGGTGATGCCAAAGCCAGTCCGCAATTAGATATTGTCAAAACCGAACTTGAGATTGCCGAGGATTTTTTGGCGAATGATCAGCTTGCGGAGTGCGGCAATCGACTCCGCAAATGTGTTGAGCAGTCGCTAGAAGAGTTTCTGTCAGCCGCGAAAACGAAAAAGTTCGGAAGCCACGCGATTGAGCGAGGGGGCTTCGCAACTTTGGAGTCCAAAATCAGTGAAGCGAAAACGTTGCTTGCTCTCAAAGCACAGTATGAGCTTGCCAACTTGTTGCAGGCGAAGTTTACGCCTGAGCAGTTCAGGCAGCTGCTACGCGACGAAGGAATCGATCATACGAAGATCGATGTCGCCGATAAGAAGAAAAAAGGGCGGCTCGTTGCCAAGCTCTTGGCAGCACGAATTGAATTGCACGACGCAATTCTTGATTTGCTTACCGAAGAATCGAGGAAACAGCTTAATGCAATTCGACTTCTCAATGAAGTAAAGAAGATCAAAGATCGAATTCTCAACCCTGCTTCCCACGCTGGTGTCACACCGCTTTACACGAAGGAGGCTGAGGATGCGATCAAGATCATTCATCAACTAAGTCCAGCACTTGGAGTCGCACTCGCATCACTTTAG
- a CDS encoding YwiC-like family protein, giving the protein MSDDRIAKGGDPMNAVAMEVNARHPSAMVSLKPKEHGAYAIVMIPMLTAVVTQGVGVVGAAVVVASLAGFFAHEPLLVALGHRGQRVRRDAPEARTRALGWLSLSVIAGTMAMGFGSPTVRLALAGCLGFAILCLTLAAASLHRTLGGQLMGVAGLSVPCVPILIAGGMSVPHAAEVWLVWLIGFISTTLAVRGVIAAQKRQPRTLHWWGLGLATMAIAGAAMSGIWLPLAALPMVAASGLLMASPPPAKYLKRIGWTLIGVTIATAAIVACGMTP; this is encoded by the coding sequence ATGAGCGATGATCGCATCGCGAAAGGGGGTGACCCGATGAATGCCGTCGCAATGGAAGTCAATGCTCGCCATCCGTCCGCGATGGTGAGTCTGAAGCCCAAGGAGCACGGTGCTTATGCAATCGTGATGATTCCGATGTTGACGGCGGTGGTCACCCAGGGGGTCGGTGTCGTGGGGGCTGCGGTCGTCGTCGCTTCGCTCGCCGGTTTTTTTGCCCATGAACCTTTACTCGTTGCGTTGGGGCATCGCGGACAACGCGTCCGCCGTGATGCACCCGAGGCGCGAACACGGGCGTTGGGTTGGTTGTCGCTAAGCGTCATTGCCGGAACGATGGCGATGGGGTTCGGATCACCCACGGTGCGTCTGGCGCTTGCCGGATGCTTGGGGTTCGCAATCCTTTGTTTGACCTTGGCCGCGGCGAGTTTGCATCGAACATTGGGCGGCCAACTGATGGGCGTCGCCGGGCTCTCGGTTCCCTGTGTGCCCATTTTGATCGCCGGTGGCATGTCGGTGCCGCATGCGGCGGAGGTTTGGCTGGTTTGGTTGATTGGCTTTATCTCGACCACGTTGGCGGTGCGTGGAGTGATTGCGGCCCAGAAGCGGCAACCGCGGACGCTGCATTGGTGGGGGCTGGGGTTGGCGACGATGGCGATCGCTGGGGCGGCCATGTCAGGGATCTGGCTGCCGCTAGCGGCCCTGCCGATGGTTGCCGCCAGTGGGTTGTTGATGGCATCGCCACCGCCCGCGAAATACCTCAAGCGGATCGGTTGGACGTTGATTGGGGTCACGATCGCCACGGCCGCAATCGTCGCCTGCGGAATGACCCCCTAA
- a CDS encoding outer membrane protein assembly factor BamB family protein, translating to MNQQTWQIGSIVSMGCRSLGCFIGIGLGIGLGLWAMSPGYSQSQWPGFRGDGSGITQSDVPTRWSVDQGIAWSVDLPGYGQSAPVCWHDAVYVTSSDGPFQEQQHVHAFDLPTGKRRWTKPIDASMKVENYFRNSRAAPTCVVDESGVYSFFPSGDVTAMTHAGDVRWTMPLIQQESGGQIDNERGVASSLAQTASHVFVLVDHHGPSYLVALNKSDGQVAWKADRGDRLPSWSSPVIAHRGHRDLVITSSADTVDAYDAVTGESLWQLDGLQGNHIPSASVVGDRIFVGSTTMYGGATDENATAGANCCIELTTDDGKPGYRVRWRAERANSYYSTPLAFAGYVYYVNKVGVLYCIDQETGQQRFAKRIGNPCWASAVGVTNSAGESLVYFVLKNGFTVVLRPGDQYDQVARNRLWDREAMMEAKAAAEQQRSANLVPADQAKPKTGPEKVFAGMPERQLHQMFSYDDPTVYGVAVAGNRLLIRTGQRLYCVGPAEPISKP from the coding sequence ATGAATCAGCAAACTTGGCAAATCGGCAGCATCGTTTCCATGGGATGCCGCAGCCTCGGATGCTTCATCGGTATCGGGCTGGGTATCGGGCTGGGGTTGTGGGCCATGAGCCCCGGTTACAGCCAAAGCCAATGGCCCGGTTTTCGTGGTGATGGCAGCGGTATCACGCAATCCGATGTGCCGACGCGGTGGTCGGTCGACCAGGGGATCGCGTGGTCGGTGGACCTGCCCGGCTACGGTCAATCCGCGCCGGTGTGTTGGCATGACGCGGTCTATGTCACCTCGAGTGACGGGCCGTTCCAAGAGCAGCAACACGTTCACGCGTTCGATTTGCCAACGGGGAAACGACGGTGGACAAAGCCGATCGACGCCAGCATGAAAGTCGAGAACTACTTTCGCAACAGCCGTGCGGCACCGACGTGTGTGGTGGATGAGTCGGGCGTGTACTCGTTTTTCCCCAGTGGTGATGTGACCGCGATGACGCACGCCGGTGACGTTCGCTGGACGATGCCGCTGATCCAGCAAGAAAGCGGTGGCCAGATTGACAACGAACGGGGCGTTGCCAGCTCGCTAGCTCAAACCGCCTCGCACGTGTTCGTGTTGGTCGATCATCATGGCCCGTCGTACCTCGTCGCGCTCAATAAATCCGACGGCCAAGTCGCCTGGAAAGCCGATCGCGGCGATCGTCTTCCTTCCTGGTCATCGCCCGTGATCGCCCACCGGGGCCATCGTGATCTGGTGATTACCAGCTCCGCGGATACCGTCGACGCCTACGACGCAGTGACCGGGGAATCGCTGTGGCAACTCGACGGTTTACAGGGCAATCACATCCCGTCGGCTTCGGTGGTGGGAGATCGGATCTTTGTCGGTTCGACAACGATGTATGGCGGTGCAACGGATGAGAACGCGACCGCCGGCGCGAATTGCTGCATCGAATTGACCACTGACGATGGCAAGCCCGGCTATCGCGTTCGTTGGCGAGCCGAGCGGGCGAACTCGTATTACTCGACGCCCTTGGCGTTTGCAGGCTACGTTTACTATGTCAACAAAGTCGGCGTGCTGTATTGCATCGACCAAGAAACTGGCCAGCAACGATTCGCCAAACGGATCGGCAATCCCTGTTGGGCATCCGCCGTTGGGGTCACCAACTCGGCCGGAGAGTCGTTGGTGTACTTTGTGTTGAAAAACGGCTTCACCGTCGTGCTGCGTCCCGGCGACCAATACGACCAAGTCGCCCGCAATCGATTGTGGGATCGCGAAGCGATGATGGAGGCCAAAGCGGCGGCGGAGCAACAACGCAGTGCCAATCTCGTCCCTGCCGACCAAGCCAAACCGAAAACGGGGCCAGAGAAGGTGTTCGCGGGGATGCCCGAACGCCAACTGCACCAAATGTTTTCCTACGACGATCCGACCGTTTATGGCGTAGCGGTCGCGGGCAATCGATTGCTGATTCGCACCGGCCAGCGACTGTATTGTGTCGGTCCTGCAGAACCGATCTCAAAACCCTGA
- a CDS encoding nuclease-related domain-containing protein: MILKEKESARPTDPMGNAGYEAEKQMAFFLRRAFAESPEVMVFNDVTFERNNERAQIDHLVLHRFGFVIIESKSITGTVEVNEHLEFIRKSGSRRAGMRSPIEQGRLQAQLLQSLLNDAKESLRAKKMFGKIQPHFGDQRFQVFVAISDQGVIERKGANPPELMKAERVVNEIVKKTETYQKTQGVKGFVNYLTAGKKEMKQLEEHHIPAFTDEEMESVKDFLASRRRGAAAAKSPKPPAVPKKVAIAKEVASTQPSNGAPPFEVKCDGCDAKDVEILYGRYGYYFRCRVCDTKKTVPQKCEVCSEKAKLRKKANCFYRDCQSCGTPILLHTNPAESESK; the protein is encoded by the coding sequence ATGATCTTAAAAGAAAAGGAATCTGCCCGGCCGACGGACCCAATGGGAAATGCGGGCTATGAAGCGGAAAAACAGATGGCGTTCTTCTTGCGACGCGCCTTTGCCGAGTCGCCCGAGGTGATGGTCTTTAATGATGTCACGTTTGAAAGGAACAACGAGCGAGCGCAGATTGATCATCTGGTGCTGCATCGCTTTGGTTTTGTGATCATCGAAAGCAAGTCGATCACGGGCACCGTCGAGGTGAATGAGCATCTCGAGTTCATCAGGAAGTCGGGTAGCCGACGTGCGGGGATGCGATCGCCCATCGAACAGGGACGACTGCAGGCTCAGTTGCTGCAAAGCTTGCTCAATGACGCCAAGGAATCGCTCAGGGCGAAGAAGATGTTCGGAAAGATCCAGCCTCATTTTGGTGACCAACGCTTCCAGGTGTTTGTCGCGATCTCCGACCAGGGCGTGATCGAACGAAAGGGAGCCAACCCGCCTGAATTGATGAAGGCGGAACGGGTGGTCAACGAGATCGTGAAAAAGACGGAGACCTATCAGAAAACCCAAGGAGTGAAGGGCTTTGTCAATTATTTGACCGCAGGAAAAAAGGAAATGAAGCAACTCGAAGAGCATCATATCCCCGCTTTCACGGACGAAGAGATGGAGTCGGTCAAGGACTTTCTGGCGAGTCGCCGCCGGGGTGCTGCGGCCGCGAAAAGTCCAAAGCCGCCGGCGGTTCCCAAGAAAGTGGCGATCGCAAAGGAGGTCGCATCGACGCAACCGTCAAACGGGGCACCGCCATTCGAAGTCAAGTGTGATGGCTGCGACGCCAAGGACGTTGAGATTTTGTATGGCCGCTACGGCTATTATTTCCGCTGTCGGGTCTGCGACACCAAGAAGACGGTGCCGCAAAAATGCGAAGTTTGTAGCGAGAAAGCGAAGCTTCGTAAGAAAGCGAACTGCTTCTATCGCGATTGCCAGTCGTGTGGCACCCCGATTCTGCTGCATACCAATCCGGCCGAATCGGAAAGTAAGTGA
- the ric gene encoding iron-sulfur cluster repair di-iron protein, whose translation MQTLDAQTTVGELVREVPSRARVFESMKIDYCCGGKIPLADACAKKKLDAAAVIEQLEKCDANRSREAIVDPDTMSLTELADHIESTHHAYLKDELPRLDIMTEKVARVHGDKDKRLFQMRDAFVALKAELEPHMMKEEKVLFPLVRQLEAATEPQESRCASVGNPIRQMEHEHDLAGDALAILNASTDGYTPPEWACNTYRALLDSLAQLERDMHQHIHKENNVLFPKTLQLERAQSSV comes from the coding sequence ATGCAAACCCTTGACGCGCAAACTACCGTCGGCGAACTCGTTCGCGAAGTTCCCAGTCGTGCTCGTGTCTTCGAGTCGATGAAGATCGACTATTGCTGCGGCGGCAAAATCCCGCTGGCGGACGCTTGTGCGAAAAAGAAGTTGGATGCAGCCGCGGTCATCGAGCAACTGGAAAAGTGCGACGCCAATCGCTCCCGCGAAGCGATCGTGGATCCCGATACGATGAGCTTGACGGAGCTGGCCGATCATATCGAATCGACCCACCATGCCTACTTGAAAGACGAGTTGCCGCGATTGGATATCATGACCGAAAAGGTCGCGCGCGTTCACGGTGACAAAGACAAACGATTGTTCCAAATGCGTGACGCCTTCGTCGCGCTCAAAGCGGAACTCGAACCGCACATGATGAAAGAGGAAAAAGTCCTGTTCCCGCTCGTGCGCCAGCTCGAAGCGGCGACCGAACCACAGGAATCTCGCTGCGCAAGCGTCGGCAATCCGATCCGTCAAATGGAACATGAACACGATCTCGCCGGTGACGCGCTGGCGATCCTGAACGCGTCGACCGACGGTTACACGCCGCCCGAGTGGGCTTGTAACACCTACCGCGCGTTGCTCGATTCGCTCGCACAGCTTGAACGCGACATGCACCAACACATCCACAAAGAGAACAACGTGTTGTTTCCGAAAACCCTCCAGCTCGAACGAGCCCAGAGCAGCGTTTAA
- a CDS encoding DEAD/DEAH box helicase family protein — translation MKSPFLYVPPEDWIASNELAFAIFDGFPVAPGHSLVVTKRLVATWFDASPAEQTALMELVNVVKQKLDETLQPKPDGYNVGFNAGDAAGQTVDHVHIHVIPRYLGDVADPRGGVRHVIPAKANYLIEQSEPPAPEPADTDLHLSVGHPESPLWEHLAWRIAGAKSVDVLVSFVQSSGLDVIEERLFEAIANQAVVRILVSDYLFISDPKALRTLLGWCELVAEDSSSPRLSVKMIEMAKLPSSPASFHPKAWRIVEEYRDFISVGSSNLSKPALLTGVEWNLLSTTNTQESSHAQFSEQFDLLWDVASPLTPELVSSYEQTAEKYRREHFVPVTVEPVQVPSPRVWQVEALQALQRVRDAGHRRALVAVATGMGKTWLAAFDACQFGDSVGRRPRVLVIAHRAHILAQSEAVLSRLLDHRFAEGSTAWYIGERSELAGDLVVASIQKLSRPEGLKRLAEEHFDYVIMDEVHHASAPSYRRVLAQLDCDFALGLTATPERTDGVDVATIFDDNLAYHATIGDGIAEDSLVPFHYVGIKDTVDFRQIPWRNGRFDVAELEERVARSERMDKLWVAMEKHPADRTLVFCCSRRHALFARDWLKAKDVSSAAVFSGEGSDSYGESLARLRSGELQTLCVVDMFNEGLDIPAVDRVVMLRPTESKIIFLQQLGRGLRASEGKSRLLVIDFVGNHRIFAQRIVHLLSLRSGSDKWQPLKDWLAGKQADLPEGCLLDVELDAKDMLKKFLPKGKTASIEGYRAIRDELGRRPSALEVFSRGYLPKTIGAGEGSWFEFAKAEGDLDAREEEAAALFADWLKTLETTSLNKSYKMVVLRALLDSGQMFTGVDLFEFAKACRRFMQNHDVLRRDLTGSNHAVDHETATDEDWAKWWSDWPIDRWLDQQNGSVWFAMKDGLFQSTIDCPDHLKPTLESLSEELVDWRLAAYTRSRRLIPTDDGVIHFEAKVSHSGGRPILRFPEREKTPGIPLGPTMMQLPDGTKWEFKMVKIACNVAAPEGETKNQLGELLQKWFGPKAGLPGTNFHVQFTNQDGQWQVSPCPVEGAIQGDAAEQVDSDAEIVVPEIVGPKVAKAARFNTHAPVYDLSIAAGDWGPEGVPTTIGWIAVPNQPLSEGMFAARVTGHSMEPRIPTGSWCLFRPIDAGSREGKLLLVQANTHTDPEEGGRYTIKRYHSTKHVSGEDWQHATIELQPLNKDYAPIQVSAEQADDLRVIGEFVGLIDPSAEE, via the coding sequence ATGAAATCTCCGTTTCTTTACGTTCCACCTGAGGATTGGATTGCCTCTAATGAGCTGGCGTTTGCCATCTTTGATGGGTTCCCTGTTGCTCCAGGCCACTCGCTGGTTGTTACCAAACGGCTCGTGGCGACTTGGTTTGATGCTTCGCCGGCGGAACAAACCGCCTTGATGGAACTGGTTAACGTCGTCAAGCAGAAACTCGATGAAACACTGCAGCCGAAACCCGACGGATATAACGTTGGGTTCAACGCGGGGGACGCTGCAGGACAGACCGTGGATCATGTTCATATCCATGTAATCCCGCGTTACCTCGGTGATGTCGCCGACCCGCGTGGTGGAGTGCGTCATGTGATCCCCGCGAAAGCAAATTATCTGATCGAGCAAAGCGAACCTCCGGCACCGGAGCCGGCCGATACCGATTTGCATTTGAGCGTAGGGCATCCGGAATCGCCGCTCTGGGAACACTTGGCCTGGCGGATTGCGGGTGCAAAATCAGTCGACGTGTTGGTGTCGTTTGTCCAGTCTTCGGGGCTGGATGTGATCGAGGAGCGACTCTTTGAAGCGATCGCCAACCAAGCGGTCGTGCGGATTTTGGTCAGCGACTATTTGTTCATCTCGGACCCTAAAGCACTGCGAACACTGTTGGGATGGTGCGAACTAGTGGCGGAAGACTCATCTTCACCGCGGTTGTCGGTCAAGATGATCGAGATGGCGAAGCTGCCGTCCAGTCCGGCATCGTTTCATCCCAAAGCGTGGCGGATCGTGGAGGAGTACCGCGACTTCATCTCAGTGGGAAGCAGTAATCTTTCAAAACCGGCGTTGTTGACCGGCGTGGAATGGAACCTGTTGTCAACCACCAATACGCAAGAGTCATCCCACGCCCAGTTTTCCGAACAGTTTGATTTGTTGTGGGACGTCGCCTCGCCACTGACGCCTGAGCTTGTCTCGAGTTACGAGCAAACCGCGGAGAAGTACCGCCGCGAGCATTTTGTCCCGGTCACGGTTGAACCGGTGCAAGTTCCCTCGCCTCGCGTTTGGCAGGTCGAGGCGCTGCAGGCACTTCAGCGTGTTCGCGACGCCGGCCATCGCCGGGCTCTTGTCGCCGTGGCGACCGGGATGGGGAAGACTTGGTTGGCGGCGTTTGATGCCTGCCAATTCGGCGATTCCGTCGGTCGTCGTCCTCGAGTGCTGGTTATTGCCCACCGAGCTCATATTCTGGCGCAATCCGAAGCGGTACTTTCGCGGCTACTGGACCACCGCTTCGCCGAAGGCTCGACGGCGTGGTACATCGGAGAACGCAGCGAGTTAGCGGGTGATCTGGTCGTTGCGTCGATTCAGAAGCTGTCGCGTCCCGAGGGGCTCAAACGGCTGGCCGAAGAACACTTTGACTACGTGATCATGGACGAAGTGCATCACGCGAGTGCACCGAGCTATCGCCGCGTGTTGGCCCAACTCGATTGCGACTTTGCCCTTGGATTGACTGCGACTCCGGAACGTACCGACGGCGTCGATGTGGCCACGATCTTTGACGACAACTTGGCCTATCACGCCACGATCGGTGATGGGATCGCCGAGGACTCGCTCGTCCCGTTTCACTACGTGGGGATCAAAGATACCGTCGACTTCCGGCAAATCCCCTGGCGAAACGGACGTTTCGACGTGGCGGAGCTAGAAGAACGAGTCGCTCGCAGCGAACGGATGGACAAGCTGTGGGTCGCGATGGAAAAGCATCCCGCGGATCGCACGCTGGTATTTTGTTGCTCGCGTCGTCATGCCTTGTTTGCTCGCGATTGGCTGAAGGCGAAGGATGTCTCGTCCGCAGCGGTCTTTTCGGGCGAGGGAAGCGACAGCTACGGCGAATCGCTCGCGCGACTTCGCAGCGGCGAACTCCAGACGTTGTGCGTGGTCGACATGTTCAACGAAGGGCTCGACATTCCCGCGGTGGATCGTGTCGTGATGCTTCGACCGACGGAATCAAAAATCATCTTTCTTCAGCAGTTGGGGCGTGGTCTGCGTGCCAGTGAAGGGAAGTCGCGGCTGTTAGTGATCGACTTTGTTGGCAACCATCGCATTTTTGCGCAGCGCATCGTGCACTTGTTATCGCTGCGTTCGGGTAGCGATAAATGGCAACCGCTGAAGGATTGGCTGGCGGGAAAACAGGCAGATCTACCTGAGGGCTGTTTGTTAGATGTCGAGCTTGACGCCAAGGACATGCTGAAAAAGTTTCTTCCCAAGGGCAAAACTGCGTCGATCGAAGGCTATCGCGCGATCCGAGATGAACTGGGCCGCCGTCCTTCGGCATTAGAAGTGTTTAGTCGCGGCTATTTGCCAAAAACGATTGGCGCAGGCGAGGGAAGTTGGTTCGAATTCGCCAAGGCCGAAGGAGATTTGGACGCACGGGAAGAAGAAGCAGCCGCTCTGTTTGCGGACTGGCTTAAGACCCTGGAGACGACCAGTCTGAACAAATCGTACAAAATGGTCGTGCTACGAGCATTGCTGGATTCCGGCCAAATGTTCACGGGCGTCGACTTGTTCGAGTTCGCCAAAGCGTGTCGTCGATTCATGCAAAACCACGACGTGCTAAGACGAGATCTGACTGGATCAAATCATGCGGTCGACCATGAAACGGCGACAGACGAAGACTGGGCGAAGTGGTGGAGCGATTGGCCAATCGATCGCTGGCTCGACCAGCAAAATGGGTCGGTGTGGTTTGCAATGAAGGACGGATTGTTTCAATCGACGATTGATTGTCCGGATCATTTGAAGCCGACGCTTGAATCACTGAGCGAAGAACTGGTCGATTGGCGACTTGCGGCGTATACCCGCAGCCGACGCTTAATCCCAACCGATGATGGCGTGATCCATTTTGAAGCGAAAGTATCGCATTCGGGTGGCCGCCCGATCCTCCGATTCCCAGAAAGAGAGAAAACACCAGGGATTCCGCTTGGGCCAACGATGATGCAGTTGCCTGACGGGACCAAGTGGGAATTCAAGATGGTCAAGATTGCCTGCAATGTGGCGGCACCCGAAGGCGAAACGAAGAACCAGTTGGGCGAGCTGCTGCAAAAATGGTTTGGGCCGAAGGCAGGCTTGCCGGGAACGAACTTCCATGTGCAGTTCACGAATCAGGACGGACAATGGCAGGTGTCACCATGCCCGGTCGAAGGGGCCATCCAAGGTGATGCCGCCGAGCAGGTTGATTCGGATGCCGAGATAGTCGTGCCAGAGATAGTCGGGCCGAAGGTGGCGAAGGCGGCGAGGTTCAATACGCATGCACCGGTTTACGATCTGTCGATCGCGGCAGGTGATTGGGGGCCTGAGGGAGTGCCGACGACGATCGGCTGGATTGCGGTTCCCAATCAACCGCTGAGCGAGGGAATGTTCGCCGCTCGCGTCACGGGCCATTCGATGGAGCCAAGGATACCGACGGGCTCTTGGTGCTTGTTCCGGCCCATCGATGCAGGATCTCGTGAAGGAAAGCTGCTGCTCGTGCAAGCCAACACCCACACGGATCCCGAAGAGGGCGGCCGGTACACGATCAAACGCTATCACTCGACCAAGCACGTTTCCGGCGAGGACTGGCAGCATGCCACGATCGAGCTGCAGCCACTGAACAAGGATTATGCTCCGATCCAAGTGTCTGCGGAGCAAGCGGACGACTTGAGAGTGATCGGCGAATTCGTTGGCTTGATCGATCCGTCAGCGGAGGAGTGA